The Anaerolineae bacterium genome has a window encoding:
- a CDS encoding GNAT family N-acetyltransferase: protein MTAFTIHPLIASDRDWVCALVTARWGAPTIVVHGVVYDPAMLPGFYALCQGERAGLVTCHLMGDACEIVTLDSLHEGIGIGTALLVAVREMAMAAGCRRLWLITTNDNLPALRFYQKRGFRLAALHPGAVDVARQIKPQIPLIGLDGIPIHDEIVLEMALSEPAM, encoded by the coding sequence ATGACAGCCTTTACCATTCACCCGCTGATCGCCAGTGACCGGGACTGGGTGTGTGCGCTGGTGACGGCCCGCTGGGGCGCGCCGACGATTGTGGTGCATGGCGTCGTCTACGACCCGGCAATGTTGCCTGGCTTCTATGCGCTGTGCCAGGGGGAGCGGGCCGGGCTGGTTACCTGCCATCTCATGGGCGACGCCTGTGAGATCGTCACGCTGGATAGCCTGCACGAAGGCATCGGAATCGGTACAGCGTTGCTCGTGGCAGTTCGAGAGATGGCGATGGCGGCGGGCTGTCGACGGCTCTGGTTGATCACCACTAACGATAACCTGCCCGCGCTGCGCTTTTACCAGAAGCGTGGTTTCCGGCTGGCGGCGTTGCATCCCGGTGCGGTGGACGTTGCCCGGCAGATCAAGCCGCAGATACCGCTGATCGGGCTGGACGGCATCCCGATCCATGATGAGATCGTCCTGGAAATGGCGTTAAGCGAACCGGCGATGTGA
- a CDS encoding SH3 domain-containing protein translates to MARELPPNDDIIPPGSEKDTDPTRRMSRPDADDQMPLSDATRLSPAAPDSLPDEPAEAGDPEAATQAVELPPELNALFQRRNAANRSVAEETPLPGWPDSSNTESTEVNPSLAAGSEPEPPYPSRWPYAANLQETAVNPAVQRGDELPPVSVPPPPPLYGGLDYRPPVAEPTPPPRKRRRTARERRDSGLYLPWWSLLVLLAGVALVATLAILALVSLGGQFAPGGETPVVIVITATPTATPTRTPGPPTPTRPSVTATVPLAFQATRSTGEAEPDTTLAATSAITPPPATPALRVGAQVEVVEVGAAGLNVREGAGTGFRVLLIAREGSRFEVTGGPEESGDFTWWQIRSLDDPTKEGWAVAEFLRVVP, encoded by the coding sequence ATGGCCAGAGAGTTACCCCCGAATGACGACATTATCCCGCCGGGCAGCGAAAAAGACACCGATCCAACCCGCCGGATGAGCCGCCCGGATGCTGACGATCAGATGCCCCTTTCAGACGCCACCCGGCTATCGCCAGCAGCGCCAGATAGCCTGCCTGATGAACCAGCGGAAGCGGGCGATCCAGAAGCCGCGACGCAGGCCGTTGAGTTGCCGCCAGAGTTGAACGCGCTCTTTCAGCGGCGGAACGCTGCCAACCGGTCAGTAGCGGAAGAAACGCCCCTCCCCGGCTGGCCAGACAGCAGCAACACCGAGAGCACGGAGGTCAACCCCTCCCTGGCCGCCGGCTCCGAACCGGAGCCACCGTATCCTTCCCGCTGGCCATATGCCGCCAACCTGCAGGAAACGGCGGTCAACCCCGCAGTGCAACGGGGCGATGAATTACCGCCGGTATCCGTGCCGCCGCCCCCGCCGCTGTATGGCGGGCTGGATTACCGGCCGCCGGTAGCCGAACCTACACCCCCACCGCGTAAGCGCCGCCGCACTGCCCGCGAGCGCCGCGATAGCGGCCTGTACCTGCCCTGGTGGTCGCTGCTGGTACTGCTGGCCGGGGTGGCGCTGGTGGCAACACTGGCGATCCTGGCGCTGGTATCGCTGGGCGGGCAATTTGCGCCCGGCGGAGAGACACCGGTCGTGATTGTGATCACCGCCACACCAACCGCCACGCCCACCCGCACGCCCGGCCCACCCACGCCCACCCGTCCCTCTGTGACCGCGACTGTGCCTTTGGCCTTCCAGGCCACCCGCAGCACGGGAGAAGCCGAACCTGATACAACCCTGGCGGCCACCTCCGCCATCACCCCACCCCCGGCCACCCCTGCCTTGCGCGTGGGCGCGCAGGTAGAAGTCGTGGAGGTTGGCGCAGCCGGGCTGAACGTCCGGGAAGGCGCGGGCACCGGTTTCCGGGTATTGCTGATCGCGCGGGAAGGCAGCCGCTTTGAGGTCACTGGCGGGCCGGAGGAAAGTGGCGACTTCACCTGGTGGCAGATCCGCAGCCTGGATGATCCTACTAAGGAAGGCTGGGCGGTGGCCGAATTTTTGCGCGTTGTGCCCTAG
- a CDS encoding serine/threonine protein kinase, with amino-acid sequence MVDKLEGSLIGRYKLIREIGRGGTSVVYLAEQQDDIRRTVAVKVMRVDPVESPEYVQRFKREARTIARLEHLHILKLYDYGSLDNDHLLYLVTPLMTGNLKDRLITHGVFSLDEVITLLDKIGSALHFAHEKGVIHRDVNPRNILLDENDEPYLSDFGLARSDEGQQITKYGTMAGTRAYMPPEQWVGEELDRRCDIYSLGVTLFELLSGELPFQAATARDLALQHLQQPPPSLSTLVPHVPRAVEAVIFRALEKQPVNRYATVEEMISAFKQAARSKPEAPPVTPPRPRQPEKAPGDDGTKTFVPPGSGSVTDPEVEQRAEIAFTFDLPRSSFNTARFLAAVTGALVADYPDLSIEILSVRESSTILTLAMSAPAAAALFARTRQQPELFAEFRLIQVSFRGETVTRSVPPLPRPRMESRKLLQSPAAIFLLGVALVILLGVPVVLRLSGNASVTPTPPPTVITPVLATATGAVPPAPTATSTATDTATVTPTEQPTATDTLIASATPTATPTDLPTATVTLTASATPEPSATATPAPALIPTLRAGLATFMEQGRALIGDLLTLLSPPLVPLTYEPTRALILSPTSTPHPRHTPTSTPTPTPTSTATPTHVGGGPVPPSSTARPTATPLPTATPIPLPTDTPVPPPTDTPVPPPTDTPAPTLPPTDVPKAVCGDGICGPGENKNKCPEDCPG; translated from the coding sequence ATGGTCGACAAGCTGGAAGGCTCACTCATCGGCCGCTACAAACTGATCAGGGAAATCGGCCGGGGTGGGACATCTGTTGTCTACCTGGCCGAGCAGCAGGACGATATCCGCCGCACGGTGGCTGTCAAGGTCATGCGTGTCGATCCGGTTGAAAGCCCGGAATACGTCCAGCGCTTCAAGCGCGAGGCGCGCACCATTGCCCGCCTGGAGCATCTGCACATCCTCAAACTGTACGACTACGGCTCCCTGGACAACGATCACCTGCTGTATCTGGTGACGCCGCTGATGACCGGCAATCTCAAGGATCGCCTGATCACACACGGCGTGTTCTCGTTGGACGAAGTCATCACCCTGCTGGACAAGATCGGTTCCGCCCTGCATTTCGCCCATGAGAAGGGCGTCATCCACCGCGACGTCAACCCGCGCAACATCCTGCTGGACGAGAACGACGAGCCGTACCTTTCCGATTTCGGGCTGGCCCGTTCCGACGAAGGGCAGCAGATCACCAAGTACGGCACGATGGCCGGCACACGGGCCTATATGCCTCCGGAGCAGTGGGTGGGCGAGGAGCTGGATCGCCGCTGCGACATCTATTCGCTGGGCGTCACGCTCTTTGAACTGCTCAGCGGTGAGTTGCCCTTTCAGGCCGCAACCGCCCGTGACCTGGCCCTGCAGCACCTGCAACAGCCGCCGCCCAGCCTCTCCACGCTGGTTCCGCATGTGCCGCGCGCAGTCGAAGCCGTGATCTTCAGGGCGCTGGAAAAGCAGCCGGTTAACCGCTACGCGACCGTTGAGGAGATGATCAGCGCCTTTAAGCAGGCCGCCCGTAGCAAGCCTGAAGCGCCTCCTGTTACACCGCCGCGCCCGCGCCAGCCGGAGAAAGCACCGGGCGACGATGGGACCAAGACCTTCGTCCCGCCCGGCAGCGGCAGCGTCACCGATCCAGAGGTTGAACAGCGCGCAGAGATCGCTTTCACGTTTGATCTGCCCCGGTCATCGTTCAATACAGCCCGCTTCCTGGCGGCGGTGACCGGCGCCCTGGTTGCCGATTACCCCGACCTGTCGATCGAAATCCTGTCTGTCCGTGAGAGCAGCACGATTCTGACCCTGGCCATGTCCGCCCCGGCTGCTGCTGCCCTGTTCGCCAGGACGCGCCAGCAACCGGAGTTGTTCGCCGAATTCCGGCTGATCCAGGTGAGCTTCCGGGGCGAGACTGTCACCCGATCGGTTCCCCCATTGCCCCGCCCGCGGATGGAAAGCCGGAAGCTGCTGCAGAGTCCGGCAGCCATTTTCCTGCTTGGCGTAGCGCTGGTGATCCTGCTGGGTGTCCCGGTAGTACTGAGGCTAAGCGGCAATGCGTCGGTAACGCCTACCCCGCCGCCTACTGTGATCACGCCCGTGCTGGCCACGGCAACAGGGGCTGTGCCGCCAGCGCCCACGGCGACATCCACTGCTACAGATACCGCTACGGTCACGCCAACGGAACAGCCAACCGCGACCGACACATTGATAGCATCCGCTACGCCCACAGCCACGCCAACCGACCTGCCGACAGCCACTGTGACGCTGACGGCCAGCGCCACGCCTGAGCCATCGGCTACGGCTACGCCGGCGCCAGCCCTAATCCCGACCCTGCGAGCTGGCCTGGCTACATTTATGGAACAGGGTCGGGCGCTGATCGGTGACCTGCTGACTCTGCTTTCCCCACCGCTGGTTCCGCTCACTTACGAGCCAACCCGCGCCCTGATCCTGTCGCCGACCAGCACGCCGCACCCACGGCACACTCCGACCAGCACGCCGACGCCTACCCCGACGAGCACGGCGACGCCGACTCACGTGGGCGGAGGGCCAGTGCCCCCATCATCAACAGCTCGCCCGACGGCGACGCCACTGCCAACGGCAACCCCTATCCCCTTGCCGACAGACACGCCAGTGCCGCCGCCGACCGATACCCCTGTGCCGCCGCCGACGGACACGCCCGCGCCGACGCTGCCGCCGACAGACGTCCCCAAAGCGGTCTGTGGCGATGGCATCTGCGGGCCAGGCGAGAACAAAAACAAGTGCCCGGAGGATTGCCCCGGCTAG